The sequence TCAATGACATCCTCTTTTGTTAATTTTAATTTACTAAATCATAGTATACTGTTTTAAGGCTTCATATTCTTCAATATAATTACCATCTAATCCATATGTTACCACTGCTGTCATCTTATTTCTCATATAACTACTTATAAAGCGATTAAAGTCAGGATCCTCTTTTTTCAATGGTCCTCTGAATTCCGCAGGATCTGCTGACATTTGTGTACATTTTCCCAAATGTATCACATCGCAAGTTGATGCAAATCTTTCCATAAACCATTCAAGATTAAGGTTTGGCCATATAGGTTCAAATCCCTTTTCAAGAAGCAGAACTTTCCATATATCAAGTGTTGTATGGAATCTGTTCCCAGGAATCGCTTTATTAAGTTCTTCTACCATATATACAGGTTCATCAAGCCAGCAGCTGTTATGGGTATCCATAACACCGTTTTCTATCGATATATCAACGTTAGGATATTTAGGAAGAAGCTCTATTCCTGCATCAATTACCTTCTCACAATAATAATCTTCGAAGGCTCTTAAAGAACATGTGCAATGTATTATAAGGCTTACTTTATGCCCCCTGTATCCAGCAACATGCTCTGCAAACTCCATTAATACGTCAAGTGCCATATGGCCTTCTTCTCTCGCAAGATCTATCAGGGAAAAGCCTGTATCATGATAAAAAGGCGAATGAATAGAATAACATTCAAAATCAATCGCATCCATATTATACTGTTCTGCAGTATAAGGTTCCTTTACACTCAGATAAATTTCCAATGTTCTCTCTGGCAGCATTGCAATTTTGTCTTTATCAAGGCTGCAATAGCTTTGAATTATCATTTTTTTCCTCCGATTTATTACAACAAAACTAATATGCACTATTTAAACAATAACACTATTTTTTGTAAAAGGGTGTTTTATTTAAGAGACATAAAGCCTTATTTATCAACTTTTCCGAGGATTATAACATCATGCCACCTTATGAAGTTTACCTATAAATTCGTCAAAAGAATCTGCAACTTTATATATACATTTTTCTTCTGTTGACTGCTCAAGAATAAAGTCATTATCCCAAAGATAAACCCCGGTATTCCCATCCTGACACTTTAGCAGAAGTTTTCCCGTTTCCATTGTTTCTCCTATTATTATTGTCTTTTCAGGAAGTTCATCTGCATATTCATCATAATATCTTTCAATGTCTGATCCATTATAAACACCTATTCCCAATAGTTCGTCCATATATATGCTGTTTCTTTCACCCTTAAGACAAAATCCAATATATTCTTCACCAAATGCCATTCCATTTGAATTTTTTAAAAAATTGCTATAATCCTTAGGTAACTTAAATTTTATCTTATCGGTAAATTCGCGCAATCTTTTACTCTTAAATCCCCCAGGCTTCTTTAACATTATCCCCTCCAGATCACACATTTTAATATCATTGATGCTATTTCTCTATATCGATCCCTGATTAATATTATATTTTTTATTCTAACATAAGATGTTCTGATTTATAAACAATTATCTTTTAAAATAAAAAAAGGCGGTTAACGAAATCTGATTCCGTAACTGCCGTTATAGAAGTTAAATCTATCTATAAAAAGGCTTCCTGCCTTTATTGCTGAGGGAGTGCATCCGCCATTTTGGCGGATGCAAGAGGTTTAATGAAAAAGAGTTTTTTGCTTTATCTTCTGCATTGGTTTTTCCTTTGCATGAGATAATAATAAACTCAATCTGTGAATAAAATTCGAAGGAAACCTCTATCTTTTGTGTCCTAAAATTAAAGACTTTATAAAATTCATAATCTCCCTATTAATTAGCCATTCCTACAGACCTTAAATAATTTATAATACCTACCGCATCAGCATGCGCTGCAGCCTGAAGTCCTGTTGATGAAAGTACTGCTCTGTCTGACGCGTTATCAATATAACACTGTTCAAGGATTATCGTTGGTATTCCCAATGCGGTACCATGCCTTATTACTCCGTAATAATCACCCTGGGTTCCAAGTCGCCCAAGCACTCCCTTATTGACATATCCTAATGCTGTTGTCTGCTGAAGTATCGAATTTCCAAGCTGTATTCCGGTTACTGAATTATTTCCTCCTGCTACAGATGCAAAAACCACGCATCCGCTTTTATCGTGAGGACCAGATACATTAAAATGAATACTGATGAGTATATCTGCGCCATAATATTTTGCAACAGCTGCTCTATCTGCAAGTGACAAATCAACATTATTATTATCTCTTGTAAGATATACTGTAACCCCTGCTGCTTCAAGCTCTGACTTGATCTGCTTTGCCACCTCAAGATTCATAGGAGCTTCATAGTATGGATCAACTGCAGCTCCGGGAGCTGTAATTGTCCCGTTTCCATGCCCAGGATCTAATACTATTACCGCAGCTTCTGCCATCACTGCAGTTCCAAATACACATGCAGCAGTTACCAGTATTGTACCCATAAATTTTTTAATACGATTTTTCATAAAAAAAACTAAACCCTTTCTGTTACTCTTCTATAATTGTGCGCTAAATCAAAAACAATTTTAACATACCAAGATATATTTATCATTAAAATTATTCCTGACGACTGTCTGTCTTTTCGTTTTCTTTATTACTCCAACGTATATATATAACACTTCCTATCGCTGCAAGAATCAATGTCACTCCCATTGCTGCAGCAAATCCCGCCTTATTTGACTCAGCCATGGCACTCCCACTATAAGTTGATATAAGAATTGCAGGAAACCTTCCCACAAAAGTGATAAAAAGCCAGTCCCTGAGTTTTATATCTGTAAGTCCCACTCCATAACTTAATAAATCCTTAGGTGTTCCGGGAATAAGAAAAAGCATGAATAAAACTATTTCCTTTTTCTTATTTAATTGTAAAAATCTTATCGATTTGATTTTTTCATAGCTGAAAAATAGCTCTGCAAATCCAATACCAAATTTTCTCACAAAAACAAAAACAAGCAGACTTCCTATCGTCGTTGAAATATCTGCTATCAAAGCTCCCTTTATCATCCCAAAAGCATAGCCGGCGGCAATCTGAAATGGTCCCCCAGGAATCACTGCTGCTATCACCTGTAATATCATTGCAACGCAAAAAGATATTATTCCTACTATTCCGCGCTGATCTATATACTCTCTGAATTTTAACGGATTGCTGCTCATTCTTAAAACTGGCACGCATAAATCATAAGTAAGGATAGCAACTGTAATTATTGATCCCACAATAATAAGCATTCCCAGAATTTTTTTCTTTATATTTTTTTCTGACAATAAAATATCCTCATATAAAATAAAACGGCCCTGTAATTTCTTACGGGCCGCAGACTATAAAATATTCTGTTAAAAATCATATTAAAGTTTCTTAATTCTGTCAATTGCTGCAAGAGTATTTTCATGACTTCCAAATGCTGTAAGTCTAAAATATCCTTCTCCTGAAGGACCAAATCCGGATCCAGGTGTTCCAACTACATGTGCACCGTCCAAAAGATAATCAAAAAATTCCCAGCTTGTCATTTTATCAGGTGTTTTAAGCCATATATAAGGGGCATTTACGCCTCCATATACTGTATAACCTGCCTCCTTAAGTCCTTCTCTTATTACTTTCGCATTCTCCATATAATAGGAAACAAGTCCTTTAATTTCTTTCTGGCCTTCTTCCTTAAATACTGCTTCTCCTGCTCTCTGTTGAATATATGGAGCTCCATTGAACTTTGTTCCATGTCTTCTGGCCCAGAGCTGATAAAATGAGTTACCCTCTGCATCCTTAAGATCATGCGGAACCACAGTATATCCAAGTCTTACTCCAGTAAATCCTGCATTTTTAGAAAATGACCTCATCTCTATCGCACAGGTTCTTCCTCCTTCACATTCATAAATAGAATGCGGAACATCATCCTCTGAAATATATGCCTCATATGCTGCATCGAATAGAATCACTGATTTATGCTCATTTGCCCAGTCTACCCATTTCTGAAGTGCAGATTTTGTCATTGCAGATCCTGTCGGATTATTCGGAGAACATATATATATAACGTCTGGTATTTCCTTTGGAAATTCAGGACTAAAATTATTCTCTGCTGTGCATGGCATATATATTACATTGCTCCACTGCTCAGTTTTTTCATCAAATATCCCCGTACGACCTGCCATTACATTTGAATCAACATATACCGGATATACAGGATCCGTTACAGCAATACGGCAATCCTCTGAAAATATCTCCTGAATATTTCCAGAATCACTCTTTGCTCCATCAGAAACAAAAATCTCATCTGCTGCAATATCACATCCTTTAGATTTATATTCATGATCAGCAATTATATTTCTCAAAAAATCATAACCGAGATCCGGTGCATATCCCCTGAAAGTCTCTTTTTTTCCCATTTCATCAGTAGCATCATGGATTGCTTTAAGTATAGACGGTGTAAGAGGTTCCGTAACATCTCCGATTCCAAGTCTTATGATCTCAATATCCTTATGTGTATCACTGTATTCAGATACTTTTTTCGCTATATTTGAAAAAAGATATGAACCTCTGAGTTTCAAATAATTAGGATTAACTTTGAGCATTTAATTTCCTCCAAATTTAACTAGATTTACAGGTTTCAATTATCTATCTTTGTGGAAAATTTTCCATAGGATCGGACATTTTTTCAATTTCGCCTTCAAATACTGTTTCCGCAGGTCCTGTCATAAATACATGTCTGTTATCTCTGTCCCAGCGTACTTTCAGATCTCCGCCCTGAAGCTTAATAGTTACTTCATCTTCTGTAAGACCATTAAGAATCGCAGCTACAGCCGAAGCACATGCACCTGTTCCACAGGCAAAGGTCTCACCGGAACCTCTTTCCCATACTCTCATATCAAGATTTTTCCGATTCCTTACCCTTACAAATTCTGTATTTATACGTTCAGGGAAAGCCTTATGATTCTCAAATAGCGGACCTATGGTTGAAAGTTTAAGATCCGATTCATCATGATCAATAAATACTACCGCATGAGGATTTCCCATTGAAACGCAGGTCACATGATATTCATTTCCCTCTACTTCTATAATCTCATTTACAACTTTCTCTTTATCGCAGGCAAATTCAGCAGATACAGGAATTTTTGACGGTATAAGTATCGGTTCTCCCATATCTACAGTAACTTCAGATACCTTGCCATTAGTAACTTTCATATTCAAAGTCTTGATTCCTGCAAGAGTATCAACTGTTATCACCGTTTTTTCAGTCATTCCATGATCATATACATATTTTCCAACACAGCGAATACCATTTCCGCACATCTGTGCACGTGATCCGTCCATGTTATACATTTCCATTTCAAAATCAGCCTTATCAGACGGATTTATAAATATCAGACCGTCAGAGCCTATTCCAAAATGCCGGTCACTAAGTTTTACAGCTGCTTCAGCATGATTTTCTATTTTTTCCGTAAATCCATTTATATACACATAATCATTGCCACATCCATGCATTTTGGTAAATCTTATCATATGATCTCTCCTTTAAGATTGTATTAAAAAAGGGCATAAAAGGCTTATTTAAAGCCTCTTTGCCCTAATTAAAAAGTATATTATTGTTAAAATTCCTTGTCAATGACTATTTATTAGCAATTATTAAGAATTTTCCAATTGACTTCACAAGACAGTACTTCTATAATCATTGTAAGAGTTAAATCGTAGATTTACGGATACTTTTCAAGCTATCTGTAGCAGCGCTGTCGTTTAAGATGCGAAGCGCTTTTTAATTTTTTAAATTCCCTATAAAACACACAAGAAAGGTGAAAAAATGTCAGTAAAGTACGTATTTGTAACAGGCGGAGTGGTTTCAGGACTTGGAAAAGGAATAACTGCTGCATCTCTCGGACGTCTTCTTAAAGAAAGAGGATACAATGTAACCATGCAGAAGTTCGATCCATATATTAATATCGACCCGGGTACAATGAATCCTGTACAGCATGGAGAAGTATTTGTTACAAACGATGGCACCGAAACTGACCTTGATCTTGGTCACTATGAGCGTTTTATAGATGAGTGCCTGGATAAAAATTCTAACGTAACAACAGGTAAAGTTTACTGGTCTGTTCTCTCAAAAGAACGCCGTGGCGATTATGGCGGCGGAACAGTTCAGGTTATCCCACATATCACAAATGAAATCAAAAGCCGTTTCTACAGAAACGACGGTTCAGATGATATGCGTATAGCAATAATTGAAGTCGGCGGTACTGTCGGCGATATTGAAAGTCAGCCTTTCATTGAATCCATTCGCCAGTTCCAGCATGAAGTCGGTCATGAAAATGCAATACTTATTCATGTAACCTTAATTCCTTATCTTAAAGCTTCTCAGGAACTTAAGACCAAGCCTACCCAGTCAAGTGTACGCGACCTCATGGGACTTGGAATACAGCCCGATATAATAGTATGCCGTACCGAAATGGAATTGTCAGAAGATGTAAGAGATAAGATTGCTCTCTTCTGTAATGTCCCACCAAAGAATGTAATACAGAACCTTAATCTTCCTACAGTATACGCAGCACCTATCGCTCTTGAAAAAGAACACCTTGCTGATGATGTATGTGAAGCTCTTCAGCTTGAAAATGTCAGACCTGATCTTACAGAATGGTCAACCATGGTAGATAAGCTCCTTCACCCTAAAAGAACGGTGCGTATCGCCCTTGTTGGTAAATATGTAAGTCTTCATGATGCATATATCAGTGTCGTTGAGGCATTAAGACACGGAGCTATAGCAAATGATGCAGATACAGATATTAAATGGATTTCATCTGAAGATATCACAGCTGATAATGTAGCAGAGCTTCTTGGAGATGTTGATGGACTTATTGTTCCGGGTGGTTTTGGAAACCGAGGAATTGATGGAATGATAGAAGCCATTAAATATGCAAGAGAAAATAATCTTCCGTATCTTGGAATCTGTCTCGGAATGCAGCTTGCAATCGTTGAATTTGCAAAACATGTTATAGGATTCAGAGATGCAAACAGTACGGAACAGGATCCTCAGACTTCCCATCCTCTTATCCATATCATGCCGGATAAAGATGGCATTGAAGATATCGGAGGTACCTTAAGACTTGGTTCTTATCCTTGTGTTCTTGATAAGAGTTCTAAAGCCTATGAGCTCTATGGCAGTGAAAATATTGAAGAACGTCACCGTCACAGATATGAAGTAAATAATTATTACAGAAAAGACCTTACAAATGCAGGATTGAAGCTTTCAGGACAGTCTCCTGACGGACATATAGTTGAGATGATGGAACTTCCATCTCATCCATGGTTTATTGCAACGCAGGCTCACCCCGAATTTAAGTCTCGTCCTAACAGACCACATCCTCTTTTCAGAGGTTTCATTGAAGCTTCTATCAAGCATTCAGAAAATAAATAACTAATAAAAAAGAGAAACCGGGATTAACCCCAGGTTTCTCTTTCATTTTTCTTCTTATTCTGTTTATAGTTTGCGTAAATCCTTCGGATTCCCTCGGCAACAATCACCAGACAAAAATTAATCAAAACAATTCCAAAGCCCGATAGCGCCGCGTCTGCAATACTTTCCATTTTATTTAACTGTTTCCTCCTGACCAAAAGGTCATAAAAAAATCATATAATGTTACTTAGATAAAGTTTACATTAAGAGAAATTTATTGTCAAACATCTGTTAATCCTCAGATTCTTCCTCTTCAGTCTGATTCTCAGTCAGATTCTGCTTCATAAATTTTTTAATTCCGTTAAAAGTAGTTTCACTGATTATATGCTCTATTCTACAGGCATCATTTTCAGCTGTCTTTGCAGAAACACCGGCTGTCTTCATCAAAAACTTTGTAAGTGTCTTATGCTTATCATATACTTTTGTAGCTTTTCTTTTTCCCTTTGCAGTAAGTTCAAGCTCACCATCCGTATCCATTACAAGATAACCATCTTTTTTTAGTATGCTTACCGCACGGCTTACACTTGGTCTGCTGTAACCAAGCTCCCTTGCCACATCTACAGAACGCACAAAACCATTCTTTCTTTTAAGTCGGTATATAGTTTCTATATAATCTTCTCCTGATTCATACATCTGGCTTTTTCCTTCACTCTTTGTGTTTTGCTGCACGGATCTTGTTGAGCTCTTTGAGTTCTTTTTGTTCACTGGCATAATGTTCGCACGCTCCTCCCCCACTGCACATACTGCATCCAGCGCAGTGACCTTTCTTTTTTTCACTGATCAGATAACGAATAATCAGTACACATATAATAAAAAGTGCAGCAATAATAATAACATTTATCATAAAAAACCTCCAAACTACCTATATTAATAAGTTAGCACATTCTAACAGTTTTTTCAATCTTGCAGAGATCATATAAAATCCTTTACCTTCTCTGCTATTTCTTTTTCTGCTGCTTTTACGATTTCATAAAAATTCATTGCGGAAAGCCGTCTTGCTCCGGAACCAAAAACAATTATCTGCTCTATGGCATCGCTGGTTGCTACTGTTACGGCATATTTTTTTCCAAGCTCCTTTGCTGCCTGTTCTATATATAAATCTGCAGTTTCGGCTTCCTGGGTGAATATGACATCTATATTATTATATCTGTATATATGTCTCTGTCCACCGGGTACCTTATAGGCATCAAATACTACAATGATCTCATAGTCAGAAATACCTGCATAATTTGAAAGAATATCCAAAAGTTTGTCCCTTGCAGATTTTAGATCCTTGGACGCCAAAGATTTTAAGCTTTCCCATGCAAATATTATATTATATCCGTCAACCAAAAGGTAATCCTTTAATCTTTCTTTTTCCTTGAATTTGTAAGGTTTTACCTCTTTTTTTTCTTTTTTCTCGCCTAAAAAATCAGAGTTATTATTATAATTTCGTTCTTTTATAGGTCCATATGTTCTTTCAAAAATCATTTTAAGTTCGGCATCTGCCGCCATTCTGTCAAGTTCTTTTTCCTTAAAGCTCCTTTTATCTTCTTTCTCTCTTACTGCTTTCTGCGCAGCATTTTTTAACTCTTTATCATAATCATACTCTTCTTCTGAACGATCCCATCCGCTATCAATATGCATATGATCTCTAACTTTATTCCATGGCACAACAGTTCCTGCACCATGCATACAGAAAACTGATGATGATGGATTTTCCAGATCTTTTTCAGGATCATATTTCTTCATTTCCAATATTTCTTCCGTATTATGACAAGGTTCATATCCGGATAACCATACAGATATATTTCCATGACCTCCAGTATATGACTTAAATGACATGCTATAATCACCATATTCCGATGCCGGTATTTTTCCCGTCAGTACAGCCATATCCCCATTATTTTCCGGAAGACCGAAACTTCCTCCCATTTCAGAAATATCACTCATAAGTTTTCCTATACTGCTTTCTGGGAGATTTGCTGAAAAACTTAGAACCGGTTCAAGCAGAACATTTTCTGCAGACATCAGTCCCTGTCTTACTGCTCTGTGCACAGCTTCTCTGAAATCTCCGCCTTCAGTATGTTTTTCATGCGCTTTTCCAGCCAGGAGAATTATCCTGACATCTGTAAGTTCAGATCCTGTAAGTACTCCATTAAATTTCTTGTTTTCGAGAATAGATATGATCAATTTCTGATAATTAATAGCAAGCTGATCTGTAGAACATCTAGTTTCTATTTTTATACCGCTTCCTTTTTCTCCTGGCTCAATAAGCAGATGAACTTCAGAATAATGCCTTAATGGTTCAAAATGCCCAACTCCCTCTACCGGAGCCGCAACAGTTTCCTTATAAATCACTTCCGGCGATGTAAATTCAATATCATAATCAAACCTGTCTTTTGCTATCTTTTTGATGATCTCTGCCTGTACACTTCCCATTAATTCTATTGAAATTTCATTGTTTTCTCTATTTATATCTGTCCTTAACGCAGGATCTTCTTCCTCTAACATTTTGAAATTCTTATAAGCAGTCATTAAATCTGTATTTTCAGGAAAAATTATCCTATATCGCATGACACTTTCAAGAAGTTTAGGTTTCTCATCTGTTACATTTCCAATACTCATTCCTTCCCTTGCATTTGCTAGTCCTGTAACCGCACATACCTGCCCAGGATAAGCCTCGTTAACAGACTTAAATTTTGATCCGGAATATATTCTTATTTCATCCGTTTTTTCATCATTTCCATTGATATTTAATGCTGTTTTAACCTTTAGTGATCCTCCTGTTATTTTTATCCAGCACAGCTTTTTGCCTTCTTCACGCGATATCTTAAATATCCTTCCCGAAAATTCATTTTCATATTCAGGAACAGTCGCATAATCATCTATAAGAGCTATAAGATTATCAATACCGTCCTGTTTTAGTGCTGAACCAGAACATACCGGTATCAACTGACATTTTTTTACAAGATCCTTTATGTCTGAAAGCGAAATAATTTTTCCATCAAGGTATTTTTCAAGAAGTTTTTCGTCAAGAACAGCAATTTCCTCATAAAAATCTTCTACTCTATCATCCTTAAAAAAATCTATGACTCCTGTTTTTAATTCATTTCTTAAATCATTGATTATACCTTCTTTATCAGTATCAGGCTGATCCATCTTGTTTATAAAAACAATTGATGGAATCTTATAATATTTCAAAAGTCTTATTATCACCCTTAACTGTCCTGTGATCCCATCAGAAGCACTTACTATTATCACCGCCAGATCAAGAACAGATAAAGTTCTCTCCATTTCAGACGAAAAATCAGCGTGTCCAGGAGTATCAATTAAACTGATATTATATTTTTCAGTTTCAAATACCGCCTGCTTTGAAAATATGGTAATACCACGTTCTTTTTCTAATTCAAAAGTATCGAGAAATGCATTTCCATGATCAACCCTTCCAATAGACCTTATAGCATTACATTTGTATAAAAGTGCTTCAGAAAGAGTTGTTTTTCCGGCATCAACATTAGCAAGCATTCCCATGACAAGATTTTTTTTCATTATTGACTCTCCTGTCTAATCCCAATTGTTCAAAAAAGTATAACACAGCGGAATTGTATATGTCAGTAAATTAACATTCTATTCTATTTATTAAAAAACAAGCCAAAACAAAATGATATACAAATGTATATCATTTTAATATACATTTGTATATCATTTTTTATATGTTAAAAAAAATCATATTTAATAATATTAGCAATCCAATTCACTACTTGCTCATAACTCATGGCACTTCCCGCCTCAAGTTAAAAATTAATGCTTGAATTATTATTGATTTTCATTTATTTTATCATTATTAAAATGATATACATTTGATATACTAATGTATATCATTTTAATATACATTAGTATATCAAATGTATATCAAGGAGGTATGTATGAAAATAATCGCTGTCGCAAATCAAAAGGGTGGTGTCGCAAAAACAACATCAACTTACAATCTTGCAATTGCCAAGGCAATATCCGGTTCAAAGGTTCTTATGATCGACCTGGATCCGCAGGCATCCCTCACCATAGCCTGTGGTATAGAACCTGGTGAGGATAGATTAGACGGATTCAGTACAGTTGACCTTTTTAATAAAAAAAAGGATCCGATTGATACAGCTTTTGAGGTAAAAACTGTCGGACTTCCTGAAAGAGTATATATAATTCCTTCAGATCCCAATTTGGATAATACTGTTAATTACATTGGATCTCTTGATGAGAAAATTTATTTTATAAAGGATGCCTGCGAAAAATTTGCTGATTATGATTTTGATTATATTTTTATCGACTGTCCTCCAAATTTAGGTGTCCTCGTCACAAATGCACTTGTAGCTGCAGACGAAGTAATAATACCAGTAAAAACAGACTATCTTTCATACAGGGGAGTTGAACTTATAATGGGCTCTGTTGAAAAGGTAAGGTCAAATAAAAGAATGAATCCTTCTCTTAAAGTAAGAGGAATCATTCCAACCATGTTCAGAGGAGTGACTAATGACCATAAAGAGATTCTGTCTATCTTAAAAAAGCAAGGCGAAATTCTTGGAATCGTAAAAGAATCTGTAGCAGCCTCAAAGGGTGATATAGATGGTGTTCCTGCCGTCATTTCAGATCCAAAAAGTGATGTAGCAAAATCATATTTTGAAATTGCAAATAAACTATGATATACAAATGTATATCATAGTAATATACATTTGTATATCATTTTAAGGAGACTTTAATTTATGGGTGATATGATCAAGAAAAAAATAACTACTGCTGACAAAATTGAAGCTAGAGAAAAAAGAAAAAAAGAAACTGTACATATCGAGAACAATACGATCGAAAATTTATCAAAAAGACCTGTTACAAAAGATAAGGCGATTTCTTTGAGAATAAATGGAACAAATTATCTAAAGTTAAAAAAAATCTGTAGTTCCCGTGGATTCAGTGTAAATTCATGTATCAATATGTTAGTTTCGGATTTTATAAAAGATAATTCTAATTTTCTAGATGATAATTGAATACAGTTATCATTTTAATATACAAATGTATATCATATTACTATACATTTGTATATCATATTGATATACATTAAATATGTTAGGTAACATTCATTTGAAAATAAATCTTTGACGAAGTCGTTTAAAATTGAATTTTACTATTTATGATGCAATTTTTCAAAAATCTATAATTTTTTAATGAGATAAAAATCTAAAAAAAAATAATATATTCTGGATTTTAAGTTGAAACATATCTACCATGCCCATATTGACATGATAGAGCCCCTCTGAGCGATTTTTTTTATTAAATGATAAATTTATATGCTAAAAAATTAAAACGGGAATGAGGGGCTTGTAGACACCTTCTGGAAGGTTTGTCAAAAAAACGTTTTTTCAGACCTGGTTTGATAAAATTTATTAAATAGAAAACAACAACATCGGCGTAAGCCGCTTTTATTTTGTTGTTGTTTTAAAACAACATATTTAAATTTAAATTTAAATTTAAATTAGGACCCCACGTGAGCCCTTGAAAATACTAGCTTTTTCAAAAGTACTTCGACGCAAAAATGGGAAAACTTCGACGTAAAAATGGGAAAACTTCGATGCTGAAACGGGAAAACTTCGATGTTAAAACGGGAAAACTTCGATGTAATTATGGGAAAATTTAATAGGCGAACTTCGATGTAAAAATGGGAAAACTTCGATGTTGAAACGGGAAAACTTCGATGCAATTATGGGAAAGATATATTAGTTCGATGCAAAAATGGGAAAACTTCGATGTTAAAATGAGAAAAAAGGCTTTAGTTCGATGTAAAAAAAGGAAAACTTTAAAGTAATTATGGGAAAAATAGACCAGATTGATGTAAAAATGGGAAAATTAAAAGAGTATATTTTTTAGTTTAAAGTAATTATGGGAAAAATAAAAAAATGACTTAATAGTTTGATCTAATTATGGGAAAATTTTAAGGTAATTCTTGAAAAACCGAACAAAAAATAAATTATTTATAAAAAATAACGAGTATGTTACGCTTTAGCGGATTAAAACATCGACGTAAAAATAAGAAAAACTTCGATGTAAATTTAAGAAAAATCTT is a genomic window of Lachnospiraceae bacterium C1.1 containing:
- a CDS encoding SMI1/KNR4 family protein, giving the protein MLKKPGGFKSKRLREFTDKIKFKLPKDYSNFLKNSNGMAFGEEYIGFCLKGERNSIYMDELLGIGVYNGSDIERYYDEYADELPEKTIIIGETMETGKLLLKCQDGNTGVYLWDNDFILEQSTEEKCIYKVADSFDEFIGKLHKVA
- a CDS encoding N-acetylmuramoyl-L-alanine amidase, producing the protein MKNRIKKFMGTILVTAACVFGTAVMAEAAVIVLDPGHGNGTITAPGAAVDPYYEAPMNLEVAKQIKSELEAAGVTVYLTRDNNNVDLSLADRAAVAKYYGADILISIHFNVSGPHDKSGCVVFASVAGGNNSVTGIQLGNSILQQTTALGYVNKGVLGRLGTQGDYYGVIRHGTALGIPTIILEQCYIDNASDRAVLSSTGLQAAAHADAVGIINYLRSVGMAN
- a CDS encoding TVP38/TMEM64 family protein, with amino-acid sequence MSEKNIKKKILGMLIIVGSIITVAILTYDLCVPVLRMSSNPLKFREYIDQRGIVGIISFCVAMILQVIAAVIPGGPFQIAAGYAFGMIKGALIADISTTIGSLLVFVFVRKFGIGFAELFFSYEKIKSIRFLQLNKKKEIVLFMLFLIPGTPKDLLSYGVGLTDIKLRDWLFITFVGRFPAILISTYSGSAMAESNKAGFAAAMGVTLILAAIGSVIYIRWSNKENEKTDSRQE
- a CDS encoding LL-diaminopimelate aminotransferase; the protein is MLKVNPNYLKLRGSYLFSNIAKKVSEYSDTHKDIEIIRLGIGDVTEPLTPSILKAIHDATDEMGKKETFRGYAPDLGYDFLRNIIADHEYKSKGCDIAADEIFVSDGAKSDSGNIQEIFSEDCRIAVTDPVYPVYVDSNVMAGRTGIFDEKTEQWSNVIYMPCTAENNFSPEFPKEIPDVIYICSPNNPTGSAMTKSALQKWVDWANEHKSVILFDAAYEAYISEDDVPHSIYECEGGRTCAIEMRSFSKNAGFTGVRLGYTVVPHDLKDAEGNSFYQLWARRHGTKFNGAPYIQQRAGEAVFKEEGQKEIKGLVSYYMENAKVIREGLKEAGYTVYGGVNAPYIWLKTPDKMTSWEFFDYLLDGAHVVGTPGSGFGPSGEGYFRLTAFGSHENTLAAIDRIKKL
- the dapF gene encoding diaminopimelate epimerase, with protein sequence MRFTKMHGCGNDYVYINGFTEKIENHAEAAVKLSDRHFGIGSDGLIFINPSDKADFEMEMYNMDGSRAQMCGNGIRCVGKYVYDHGMTEKTVITVDTLAGIKTLNMKVTNGKVSEVTVDMGEPILIPSKIPVSAEFACDKEKVVNEIIEVEGNEYHVTCVSMGNPHAVVFIDHDESDLKLSTIGPLFENHKAFPERINTEFVRVRNRKNLDMRVWERGSGETFACGTGACASAVAAILNGLTEDEVTIKLQGGDLKVRWDRDNRHVFMTGPAETVFEGEIEKMSDPMENFPQR
- a CDS encoding CTP synthase translates to MSVKYVFVTGGVVSGLGKGITAASLGRLLKERGYNVTMQKFDPYINIDPGTMNPVQHGEVFVTNDGTETDLDLGHYERFIDECLDKNSNVTTGKVYWSVLSKERRGDYGGGTVQVIPHITNEIKSRFYRNDGSDDMRIAIIEVGGTVGDIESQPFIESIRQFQHEVGHENAILIHVTLIPYLKASQELKTKPTQSSVRDLMGLGIQPDIIVCRTEMELSEDVRDKIALFCNVPPKNVIQNLNLPTVYAAPIALEKEHLADDVCEALQLENVRPDLTEWSTMVDKLLHPKRTVRIALVGKYVSLHDAYISVVEALRHGAIANDADTDIKWISSEDITADNVAELLGDVDGLIVPGGFGNRGIDGMIEAIKYARENNLPYLGICLGMQLAIVEFAKHVIGFRDANSTEQDPQTSHPLIHIMPDKDGIEDIGGTLRLGSYPCVLDKSSKAYELYGSENIEERHRHRYEVNNYYRKDLTNAGLKLSGQSPDGHIVEMMELPSHPWFIATQAHPEFKSRPNRPHPLFRGFIEASIKHSENK
- a CDS encoding metal-dependent transcriptional regulator, whose product is MYESGEDYIETIYRLKRKNGFVRSVDVARELGYSRPSVSRAVSILKKDGYLVMDTDGELELTAKGKRKATKVYDKHKTLTKFLMKTAGVSAKTAENDACRIEHIISETTFNGIKKFMKQNLTENQTEEEESED
- a CDS encoding FeoB-associated Cys-rich membrane protein, translated to MINVIIIAALFIICVLIIRYLISEKKKGHCAGCSMCSGGGACEHYASEQKELKELNKIRAAKHKE